The Phacochoerus africanus isolate WHEZ1 chromosome X, ROS_Pafr_v1, whole genome shotgun sequence genome has a segment encoding these proteins:
- the LOC125118494 gene encoding 60S ribosomal protein L37a-like: MAKRTKKVGIVGKYGTHYGASLRKMVKKIEISQHAKYTCSFCGKTKMKRRAVGIWHCGSCMKTVAGGAWTYNTTSAVTVKSAIRRLKELKDQ; this comes from the coding sequence ATGGCCAAACGCACCAAGAAGGTCGGAATCGTGGGCAAATACGGGACCCATTATGGTGCTTCCCTCAGGAAAATggtgaagaaaattgaaatcagtcAGCACGCCAAGTACACCTGCTCCTTCTGTGGCAAAACCAAGATGAAGAGACGAGCTGTGGGCATCTGGCACTGTGGTTCCTGCATGAAAACGGTAGCTGGTGGTGCCTGGACCTACAACACCACTTCTGCTGTCACAGTAAAGTCTGCCATCAGAAGACTGAAGGAATTGAAGGACCAGTAG